The Chanos chanos chromosome 6, fChaCha1.1, whole genome shotgun sequence genome includes a region encoding these proteins:
- the ipo9 gene encoding importin-9, with protein sequence MAGMSASGSGTVSAAGPVQQGLKVALIETLTAILSPVQEVRAAAEEQIKVLEVTEEFGVHLAELTVDPQGALAIRQLASVILKQYVETHWCSQSEKFRPPETTDRAKAAIRELLPGGLREAISKVRSSVAYAVSAIAHWDWPEAWPQLFTLLMDMLVSGDVNAVHGAMRVLTEFTREVTDTQMPLVAPVILPEMYKIFTMAEVYSIRTRSRAVEIFTTCANLICAIEELEKGAAKALIFPVVQQFTEAFVQALQMPDGPSSDSGLKMEVLKAVTALVKNFPKPMVSSMQQILPIVWNTLTESASFYVRTEVNYTEEVDDPVDSDGEVLGFENLVFSIFEFVHTLLENNKFKSTVKKALPELIYYIILYMQITEDQIKVWTANPQQFVEDEDDDTFSYSVRISAQDLLLAVAAEFQNESAVALAAAATRHLQEAEQAKNSGDEHWWKIHEACMLALGSVKAIITENVKNGRIQFDMHGFLANVILADLNLAAASPFLLGRALWAASRFTAAMSPELIQQFLQATVSGLHDSQPPSVRISAVRAIFGYCDQLKLSESTHVLQPFLPSILEGLVQLAAQFSSEVLTLVMETLCIVCTVDPAFTTSAENKICPLTIAIFLKYSNDPVVASLAQDIFKELAQIEACQGPMQMRLIPTLISIMQAPPDKIPSGLCATAIDILTTVVRNTKPPLSEMLICQAFPVVAQCTLRTDDNTTMQNGGECLRAYVSVALEQVGQWRDEQGHSGLWYVMQVVNQLLDPRTSEFTAAFVGRLVSTLIARAGTQLGDQLDQILRAILSKMQQAETLSVMQSLIMVFAHLVHSQLEPLLEFLCSLPGPTGKPALEFVMTEWMSRQHLFYGQYEGKVSTVALCKLLQHGLNTNDKRLQDIVVKGEEIFSPDEGIRTRSKAAKNPERWTNIPLLVKIFKLIVNELSSVVEANATRANAADWSQDSGGMWEDQEGEEEEDEDDEGLAGQLLSDLIASNKYDDDYYEDDDEEDPDALKDPIYQIDLQAYLTDFLTQFAQQPCYSMFSGHLNETERRVLQSIGI encoded by the exons ATGGCGGGTATGAGTGCGTCGGGCTCCGGCACAGTTTCAGCCGCAGGACCGGTTCAGCAGGGACTTAAGGTAGCCCTTATAGAGACATTAACGGCTATTCTGTCTCCAGTCCAAGAAGTTCGAGCTGCTGCAGAAGAGCAAATAAAAGTTTTGGAAGTGACGGAGG AGTTTGGAGTTCATCTTGCAGAACTTACTGTGGATCCCCAGGGAGCTCTTGCTATTCGGCAG CTAGCCTCAGTTATCCTGAAACAGTATGTTGAGACCCACTGGTGCTCACAGTCAGAGAAGTTCAGGCCCCCAGAGACGACTGACAGG GCCAAGGCAGCTATCCGTGAATTGCTGCCCGGAGGCCTGCGAGAAGCCATCAGTAAAGTGCGCTCAAGCGTGGCTTATGCTGTGTCAGCCATTGCACACTGGGACTGGCCAGAAGCCTGGCCACAGCTCTTTACACTCCTCATGGACATGCTAGTCAGTGGGGATGTCAATGCAGTACACGGGGCCATGAGGGTCCTGACAG AGTTTACACGAGAGGTTACAGATACTCAGATGCCACTGGTTGCCCCTGTCATTTTACCTGAGATGTATAAGATCTTCACAATGGCAGAG GTTTACAGTATTCGGACACGATCCAGAGCTGTTGAGATCTTTACCACTTGTGCCAACCTCATCTGTGCCATTGAGGAACTGGAGAAG GGTGCAGCCAAAGCCTTGATCTTTCCTGTGGTGCAGCAGTTCACTGAGGCCTTTGTGCAGGCCCTGCAGATGCCTGACGGGCCCTCCTCAGACAGTGGCCTCAAGATGGAGGTCCTCAAG GCTGTCACAGCTCTGGTGAAGAACTTCCCCAAACCCATGGTGTCTTCTATGCAGCAGATTCTGCCGATTGTGTGGAACACCTTGACAGAAAGTGCCTCCTT CTATGTAAGGACAGAGGTGAATTACACAGAGGAAGTGGATGATCCTGTTGATTCAGATG GAGAGGTTCTTGGATTTGAGAACCTGGTGTTCAGCATCTTTGAGTTTGTCCATACGTTGCTGGAGAACAACAAGTTTAAGAGCACAGTCAAGAAAGCTTTGCCAGAGCTGATATACTACATCATCCTTTACATGCAGATCACAGAGGATCAG ATCAAAGTGTGGACAGCCAATCCACAACAGTTTgttgaggatgaggatgatgacacCTTCTCGTATTCTGTACGCATATCGGCACAGGACTTATTGCTG GCTGTGGCAGCAGAGTTCCAGAATGAGAGTGCAGTCGCGTTAGCGGCTGCTGCCACCAGGCACCTGCAGGAGGCTGAGCAGGCCAAGAACAGCGGGGATGAGCACTG GTGGAAAATCCATGAGGCCTGCATGCTTGCTTTGGGTTCGGTCAAAGCAATCAtcacagagaatgtgaaaaaCGGCCGCATACAGTTTGACATGCACGGTTTCCTTGCTAATGTGATCCTTGCTGACCTCAACCTGGCAG CGGCCTCCCCTTTCCTGCTCGGCCGAGCTCTGTGGGCGGCCAGCCGCTTCACCGCAGCCATGTCACCTGAACTCATCCAGCAGTTCCTCCAGGCCACAGTTAGTGGCCTACACGACAGTCAGCCACCCTCCGTCCGCATCTCTGCTGTGCGAGCCATCTTTGG GTACTGTGATCAGCTAAAGTTGTCAGAGAGTACCCATGTCCTGCAGCCCTTCCTGCCCAGTATCCTGGAAGGACTGGTGCAACTggcagctcagttcagttctgaaGTCCTGACTCTGGTCATGGAGACACTGTGCATTGTGTGCACAGTGGATCCAGCTTTCACCACTAGTGCTGAAAACAAAATCTGCCCTCTCACCATTGCCATCTTTCTCAAGTACAGTAACG ATCCTGTGGTGGCGTCTTTAGCTCAGGACATCTTTAAGGAGCTGGCTCAGATCGAGGCTTGTCAGGGACCTATGCAGATGCGACTCATCCCCACACTCATAAGCATTATGCAGGCCCCTCCAGACAAGATTCCTTCAGGCTTGTGTGCT acagCCATAGATATCCTGACCACGGTTGTCCGGAACACGAAGCCACCTCTGTCTGAGATGCTCATATGCCAGGCTTTTCCTGTGGTGGCTCAATGCACACTTCGCACAGATGACAACACAACAATGCAG aATGGTGGTGAGTGCTTGCGGGCCTATGTCTCTGTAGCACTGGAACAGGTTGGTCAATGGAGAGATGAACAGGGCCACAGTGGCTTGTGGTATGTAATGCAGGTGGTCAACCAGCTCCTGGACCCCCGAACGTCTGAGTTCACTGCTGCCTTTGTGGGACGTCTGGTATCTACACTCATAGCACGAGCCGGCACTCAGCTGGGTGACCAGCTAGACCAAATTCTGCGTGCCATCCTCAGCAAGATGCAACAGGCCGAGACCCTCAGTGTTATGCAG TCTCTGATTATGGTGTTTGCCCACCTCGTCCACTCACAACTGGAGCCACTGCTGGAGTTCTTGTGCAGTCTTCCTGGTCCAACGGGTAAACCTGCCCTGGAGTTTGTCATGACTGAGTGGATGAGCCGCCAGCATCTCTTCTATGGCCAGTATGAGGGTAAAGTTAG CACTGTGGCCTTGTGTAAATTGCTGCAGCATGGTCTCAATACCAATGACAAGCGCCTGCAGGATATAGTGGTCAAAGGAGAGGAAATCTTCAGTCCGGATGAGGGGATCCGCACACGCTCCAAGGCTGCCAAGA aTCCTGAGCGATGGACCAACATTCCTTTGTTGGTAAAGATCTTTAAACTCATTGTCAATGAACTGTCATCAGTGGTGGAGGCCAATGCAACAAGAGCCAACGCTGCAGACTGGAGCCAAG